A section of the Pochonia chlamydosporia 170 chromosome 2, whole genome shotgun sequence genome encodes:
- a CDS encoding serine/threonine-protein kinase hal4 (similar to Aspergillus terreus NIH2624 XP_001218059.1): MPAPSGESSKPNSAPSSKPSSIKSHDGAKRSPALTAQDGDSASESSHLKPHSDRSSVKERFTRMFSSKDLPKLNNGNGEHASRPRGSSMNGGSSPASSRKESSERPSEKPPSNTSKVIPGKDLGNRFACNSEVQGGHEHHLKSSRRQEKLSDMWRSLLGKKPEATPDGDLSLVSNWVDSLRQEKDEAADRKGGPNVSSTLVEKYGKCQEVVGRGAFGIVRISHKKLGGSEKLFAVKEFRRRPEETEKKYSKRLTAEFCISSSLRHPNVIHTLDLLKDAKGDYCEVMEFCAGGDLYTLILSSGKLEVQEADCFFKQMMRGVEYLHEMGVAHRDLKPENLLLTTRGALKITDFGNGECFRMAWETDAHMVSGLCGSAPYISPEEYTDKEFDARAVDVWACGVIYMAMRTGRHLWRVAKKEEDEFYARYLEGRRDEEGYGPIESLHRARCRNVIYSVLDPHPTRRLTAAQVLKSEWVREIKLCKAGEEGL; encoded by the coding sequence ATGCCTGCTCCATCCGGCGAGTCGTCAAAGCCCAATTCCGCACCGAGCTCGAAGCCTTCGTCTATTAAATCTCACGACGGTGCCAAGAGGTCACCAGCTCTCACTGCCCAGGATGGCGATTCTGCGAGCGAATCCTCACATTTAAAACCCCATTCAGACAGGTCCTCTGTCAAGGAACGCTTCACGCGTATGTTCTCGAGTAAAGACCTCCCTAAGCTGAACAACGGCAATGGTGAACATGCTAGTCGACCTCGGGGCTCGTCCATGAACGGTGGTTCATCTCCTGCCTCGTCCCGCAAAGAGTCTTCCGAGCGACCCTCCGAAAAACCTCCCTCGAATACGTCAAAGGTCATACCCGGCAAGGACCTTGGAAACCGTTTTGCTTGCAACTCAGAAGTGCAAGGCGGCCACGAGCATCATTTAAAATCCAGCCGACGACAGGAAAAGCTCTCTGACATGTGGAGATCTCTACTTGGAAAGAAACCAGAGGCAACACCTGATGGCGATCTTTCACTCGTATCCAACTGGGTCGACTCACTGcgccaagaaaaagacgAAGCTGCCGATCGAAAAGGAGGACCAAATGTGTCATCAACCCTCGTCGAGAAGTATGGAAAATGCCAAGAAGTTGTTGGGCGCGGAGCCTTTGGTATCGTTCGAATCTCCCACAAGAAGTTGGGCGGCAGCGAAAAGTTGTTTGCAGTCAAGGAATTTCGCCGACGCCCCGAAGAGACCGAAAAGAAGTACAGCAAACGCCTGACGGCCGAATTTTGCATATCCTCATCGTTGCGCCATCCCAACGTAATCCACACGTTAGACTTGTTGAAAGATGCCAAAGGCGACTATTGCGAGGTCATGGAGTTCTGTGCTGGTGGCGATCTTTACACGCTCATTCTCTCTAGTGGCAAGCTAGAAGTTCAGGAGGCCGATTGCTTCTTCAAGCAGATGATGCGAGGCGTAGAGTACCTCCATGAAATGGGCGTCGCCCACAGAGATCTGAAGCCTGAGAACCTCCTCCTAACCACCAGGGGTGCGCTCAAGATTACAGATTTCGGCAACGGCGAATGTTTCCGAATGGCTTGGGAAACCGATGCTCACATGGTTTCCGGCCTGTGCGGTTCTGCCCCGTACATATCCCCCGAGGAGTACACTGACAAGGAATTTGATGCTCGCGCTGTCGACGTGTGGGCATGCGGTGTCATCTACATGGCTATGCGAACAGGTCGCCATCTCTGGCGAGtggccaagaaagaagaagacgagtTCTACGCCCGCTACCTCGAGGGCCGTCGCGACGAGGAGGGCTACGGCCCCATTGAGTCACTCCACCGAGCAAGATGTCGCAACGTCATCTACTCAGTTCTCGATCCCCATCCCACCCGTCGCTTGACAGCTGCCCAGGTTCTCAAATCTGAGTGGGTTCGCGAAATAAAACTTTGCAAGGCCGGTGAGGAGGGCCTCTAA
- a CDS encoding peroxisomal biogenesis factor 3 (similar to Magnaporthe oryzae 70-15 XP_003717143.1), whose amino-acid sequence MFSSTRRWLRNNRTPIAIGVGIIGAGYVATQYVLNKINDARERMSSDRIAKENLRRRFEQNQEDCTFTVLALLPTATSNVIGVMNTEQITYEIQQIKGSTKGLKSGVSESTTSPPSIADTTMTEEDGKSMATSASMHSESGIHASQIASPTPFSAAAGQDAAQQDGAVSPRVSRKTKRQLWDDLTISAVTRAFTLIYTLALLTMLTRVQLNLLGRRSYLSSVVALATGSQQATISLENNDDDNPEHAYGSDFDTNRKYLTFSWWLLNKGWVQVMNRVESAVRTVFGSLSPRDLVSFDRFSDLTMEVRKLVEGATAEERRQADWLTFLLPPRDQEEDVIRQSGILEDNSMQGGAAAEPSPAALRRLLDETADLIESPSFSHVLTLILDAAFETLVDKKLATEAFELPSQSPFPPPESMELRHSKLILLPKILSVLTRQAHVIGNGVPNEYLTDMETVRALEAFAAVVYSSNWENEIRDEGIMGSAVNISKRDVESQLLQPLEKGKQTDAGDSIVMVDSPGGFEDAWEKALQKNS is encoded by the exons ATGTTCTCCTCTACGCGCCGCTGGCTGCGCAACAATAGGACGcccattgccattggtgttggcatcatTGGCGCGGGATACGTTGCCACCCAATATGTCTTGAacaagatcaatgatgcGCGCGAGCGTATGAGCAGCGATCGCATCGCCAAGGAGAA CCTCCGGCGCCGCTTCGAGCAGAACCAAGAAGACTGCACCTTTACCGTCCTCGCCCTGCTTCCCACCGCTACCAGTAATGTCATTGGTGTTATGAACACGGAACAAATCACATACGAGATTCAGCAGATCAAGGGCTCTACAAAGGGCTTGAAGAGTGGTGTCTCTGAGTCGACGACTAGTCCTCCCAGCATTGCGGACACTACCATGACCGAGGAGGATGGCAAGAGCATGGCTACTTCGGCTAGCATGCATAGCGAGAGTGGCATTCATGCGAGCCAGATTGCTTCGCCTACGCCCTTCTCTGCTGCCGCTGGCCAAGACGCCGCCCAACAGGATGGTGCAGTTTCGCCGAGAGTATCTCGCAAGACAAAGCGACAGCTTTGGGACGATTTAACAATCAGCG CCGTTACCCGAGCCTTCACTCTCATTTACACACTCGCTCTCCTCACAATGTTGACTCGCGTCCAACTGAACCTCCTTGGCCGGCGGAGCTATCTATCTAGCGTCGTAGCTCTCGCCACTGGCTcccagcaagccaccatTAGCCTCGAAAACAACGACGATGATAATCCTGAGCACGCATACGGCAGCGACTTTGACACCAACCGCAAGTATCTCACCTTTAGCTGGTGGCTCTTGAATAAGGGCTGGGTGCAAGTCATGAACCGTGTTGAAAGTGCAGTACGAACTGTGTTTGGAAGTCTTAGCCCCCGCGACTTGGTCAGCTTTGATCGATTCAGTGACCTCACCATGGAAGTCCGGAAGTTGGTCGAGGGTGCAACCGCAGAGGAACGTCGACAAGCAGACTGGTTAACCTTCTTGCTCCCCCCCCGCGATCAGGAGGAAGACGTTATTCGCCAGTCGGGCATCCTGGAAGACAATTCCATGCAGGGAGGTGCCGCTGCTGAACCCTCACCCGCTGCCCTTAGACGGCTGCTGGACGAGACGGCCGACCTGATCGAGTCGCCTTCCTTCTCACACGTCCTCACCCTTATCCTGGACGCTGCCTTTGAAACGCTGGTTGACAAGAAGCTAGCCACGGAAGCATTTGAGCTTCCTTCTCAATCGCCCTTCCCGCCGCCAGAGTCCATGGAGCTTCGTCACTCTAAACTCATCCTCCTACCCAAGATCTTATCAGTCTTGACCAGGCAAGCCCACGTCATCGGCAACGGTGTACCCAACGAGTACCTcacagacatggagacaGTACGTGCTCTGGAAGCCTTTGCGGCTGTGGTCTACTCGAGTAACTGGGAGAACGAGATCCGCGACGAAGGCATCATGGGGAGCGCCGTGAACATTAGCAAACGTGATGTAGAGTCACAACTCCTTCAGCCTCTCGAGAAGGGGAAGCAGACGGATGCGGGGGACAGTATTGTCATGGTGGATTCACCAGGTGGCTTTGAGGATGCGTGGGAGAAGGCGTTGCAAAAGAACTCATGA
- a CDS encoding calcium/calmodulin-dependent protein kinase (similar to Arthroderma otae CBS 113480 XP_002844796.1): protein MSSKTVPIVGEQQPHTTNMSSPQLTIDHVDDDQEALDRSRPPLATTVSEPPALRGYSSPMRHHKRTPSAHREIKETLDARVEFTSDESDGRTYHRINQYVIVEEIGRGSYGAVHRATDQFGNEFAVKEFSKTRLRKRAQSHILRLGPQSSPGQRLPRPRRAGGPLSPQLTGLRAGEQSDALFLIREEIAIMKKLNHPNLVQLIEVLDDPEEDSLYMVMEMCKKGVIMNVGLDDSADPYNDESCRCWFRDLLLGIEYLHAHGVIHRDIKPDNLLLSDDEVLKIVDFGVSEMFDKPDNMKISKSAGSPAFMPPELCGKHQEVSGQAADIWSMGVTLYCLKYGKIPFNRPGVLEIYDAIKTDSPYIPNGEDSDFTDLMSRILDKDPSKRITMLDLREHPWVTKGGSDPLLSVEDNCEHIIEPPNELELNRAFTRKVNHLLSMMKAIHKFRTQLAKIRARQDTSAASSSTSLQPVMSGEEPFNAADEKAKAEEIETLLARRRHLLGHQDEDADKGHAREIGDQEPLLLGIGTGARDAFARDEATPDVVADSPTAVDFDVYDRAYEEAIKRRMETKPSKKPTMYLTRFVKEKDYFKKMENLVEGTVLSPPALKSEFKQATHALKDNVSSEPGAKLAEIVEKVALSVPETKKHTKPDL from the exons ATGTCTAGCAAGACCGTCCCAATCGTCGGGGAGCAACAGCCGCACACTACGAACATGTCCTCGCCTCAACTCACCATTGACCATGTAGATGATGACCAAGAAGCCCTGGACAGGTCGCGGCCTCCCCTTGCAACTACCGT TTCAGAGCCTCCTGCTCTACGCGGTTATTCCAGCCCCATGAGACACCACAAACGTACCCCCAGTGCGCATAGAGAAATCAAG GAAACCCTTGACGCCCGTGTTGAATTCACCAGCGATGAATCCGACGGAAGGACGTATCATCGAATCAACCAGTATGTTATCGTCGAGGAGATTGGTAGGGGTTCGTATGGCGCCGTTCACCGCGCAACTGATCAGTTCGGCAATGAGTTT GCCGTCAAAGAATTTTCCAAAACTCGATTAAGAAAACGAGCACAGTCGCATATTCTCCGACTAGGACCACAGAGTTCCCCCGGTCAACGTCTTCCACGGCCTCGTAGAGCTGGGGGGCCACTGTCACCTCAGCTGACAGGTTTACGGGCTGGGGAGCAGAGCGATGCATTGTTTCTGATTCGAGAGGAAATTGCCATTATGAAAAAGCTGAATCATCCCAACTTGGTCCAATTAATTGAAGTTCTGGACGATCCTGAAGAAGACTCGTTGTACATGGTCATGGAGATGTGCAAGAAAGGCGTCATTATGAATGTCGGCTTGGACGACAGTGCTGACCCATACAACGACGAGtcttgccgctgctggtTCCGGGATCTACTTTTGGGTATTGAATACT TGCATGCCCACGGGGTTATCCATCGCGATATCAAGCCTGATAATTTGCTGCTCTCGGATGACGAGGTTCTGAAGATTGTGGACTTTGGCGTTTCAGAGATGTTTGACAAACCTGACAACATGAAAATCTCCAAGTCTGCGGGTTCGCCTGCCTTCATGCCACCAGAGCTCTGTGGCAAACATCAAGAAGTCTCTGGGCAAGCAGCTGATATTTGGTCCATGGGCGTCACGCTCTATTGCCTGAAATACGGCAAGATACCTTTCAATCGGCCTGGCGTTCTGGAGATTTATGATGCTATCAAGACAGACAGCCCCTATATCCCTAATGGCGAGGATTCTGATTTTACAGACCTGATGAGCAGAATTCTCGACAAGGATCCGTCCAAACGAATCACCATGCTTGACCTAAGG GAGCACCCGTGGGTGACCAAAGGCGGGTCGGATCCCTTATTGTCTGTCGAAGATAACTGCGAACACATTATTGAGCCCCCCAATGAACTTGAATTAAACCGGGCTTTTACGAGGAAGGTTAATCATCTACTTTCCATGATGAAGGCAATTCACAAGTTCAGAACTCAGTTGGCCAAAATCCGGGCTAGGCAAGATACGAGTgcagccagctcctcgacaTCGCTTCAACCCGTCATGTCAGGCGAAGAGCCATTCAACGCAGCAGATGAGAAAGCTAAGGCCGAAGAGATAGAAACTCTCCTGGCTCGCCGTCGACATTTACTCGGCcaccaagatgaagacgccGATAAGGGTCACGCCCGAGAGATTGGGGATCAAGAGCCCCTCCTGCTTGGAATTGGTACTGGAGCACGAGACGCTTTTGCCAGAGACGAGGCTACCCCAGATGTAGTAGCCGATTCCCCGACGGCGGTTGATTTTGACGTATACGACCGCGCCtacgaagaagccatcaaacgcCGTATGGAAACCAAGCCGTCCAAGAAACCCACCATGTACTTGACCAGGTTCGTCAAGGAAAAAGACTACTTCAAGAAGATGGAAAACCTGGTCGAGGGCACCGTTTTGTCACCCCCAGCCTTAAAGTCAGAATTTAAGCAAGCTACGCACGCGCTAAAGGATAACGTTTCTTCAGAGCCTGGAGCAAAATTAGCTGAAATTGTCGAGAAAGTTGCACTTTCTGTCCCTGAGACAAAGAAACACACCAAGCCAGACCTATAG
- a CDS encoding TRAPP complex subunit (Bet5) (similar to Metarhizium acridum CQMa 102 XP_007809478.1), whose product MAVFSFYIFDRHTECIYTKSWLPAQRPSSRTGTSASDDAKLIFGTVFSLRNMVRKLGGDDDAFISYRTGQYKLHYYETPANLRFVLLTDTGSPSMRNVLHQIYINLWVEYVVKNPLAPVEHKGGEGVKNELFELGLDQFIRGLL is encoded by the exons atggccgtcttctccttctACATATTCGATCGCCACA CCGAATGTATATACACCAAATCATGGCTACCCGCCCAACGGCCCTCCTCGCGCACTGGCACCAGTGCCTCCGACGACGCTAAGCTCATCTTCGGAACCGTATTCTCTCTGCGCAACATGGTTCGCAAGCTGGGcggtgacgacgacgccTTCATCAGCTATCGTACGGGGCAGTACAAGCTTCATTACTACGAGACGCCAGCAAATTTGCGCTTCGTCTTGCTCACTGACACGGGCTCGCCAAGTATGCGAAATGTCTTGCATCAGATATACATAAATCTTTGGGTAGAATATG TTGTCAAGAATCCACTTGCGCCTGTCGAACATAAGGGCGGCGAAGGCGTCAAGAATGAACTGTTTGAGCTGGGCCTAGACCAATTTATTCGTGGCTTGCTGTGA